The region TCAGTATCATTTATTGCCATAAGGTTAGAGCACATTTTGAACaccatgaaaataaaatcatccaACCCTGTTCTacataacattgaaaataaaactatagTCGAATTTTCAGTTTTCCTCACAGAAGTCGAGCCTAAAAGCATTGTGAAAGAAGCTATTCAGACTACTTTTGATTTTCGAATAGAACTTGCGAGGATTTCTCTGGTTATAAATAAAGCTCACAATTTCTCTTTTATAGGGATTGTTAATGAGGATGACTTTGGACTCCATATGCAAAGTTGGGTTTGGAGTAGAAATTGGAACGCTGACTCCCAGCCTACCAGACAATCGCTTTGCTCAGGCATTTGATACTGCCAACATCATCGTGACGCTTCGGTTCATCGATCCATTGTGGAAAGTAAAGAAATTTCTTAATGTGGGTTCAGAGGCTCTACTTGATAAGAGCATTAaaatcgttgatgatttcacctACTCCATGATTCGCAAAAGGAAAGCAGAAATAGAAGAAGCGCGTGGCACTGGTAAAAATAACAAGGTAACGTCATCTTTGTGAAAGATTTAGTCTCTAGAATGATAGAAGGGATTGTGTTCACTAACCAAATTTATGGTCGCTGTCAGATGAAGCATGACATACTATCAAGGTTCATTGAGCTAGGTGAAGACCCGGAAAGCAACTTGACAGACAAAAGCCTAAGAGATGTTGTCCTGAACTTTGTGATAGCAGGGAGAGATACAACAGCAACAACTCTCTCATGGGCTATATACATGGTAATGACACATAACCATGTAGCCGAGAAGCTTTACTCCGAGCTCAAATTTTTTGAAGAGGATAGGGCAAAGGAAGAGAATGTTAAGTTGCATCAGATAAACACAGAAGATCCTGAATCTTTCAGTCGAAGGGTAATGCAATTTGCAGGATTTCTGACTTATGATTCCTTGGGAAGATTATACTATTTGCATGCAGTGATCACAGAGACACTTCGTTTGTATCCAGCAGTCCCTCAGGTATGCCTAATGTATTCACTGAAAACCGTCTAAAAACTTCGGATAATAGAAAACATAGATGATTAAGTTCATATAGCTAGAGAAAAGGGGAATCTAGTCCTGGAAATCTTGGTTATGATATACAAGCTTTTCACAGAAAACATGACAACAGTAGACAGCTCAATAACTGTTATTGAATGATTGCAGGACCCCAAGGGTATCCTGGAGGACGATGTCTTGCCTGATGGAACCAAAGTAAAAGCAGGAGGCATGGTTACTTATGTTCCCTATTCCATGGGTAGAATGGAGTATAATTGGGGTCCTGATGCTGCTTCATTCAAGCCTGAGAGATGGCTCAAAGATGGTTTCTTCCAAAATGCATCTCCGTTCAAGTTCACTGCATTTCAAGTAAGTTAAAAAGAATTCACGCTCACAACCAGTATGTTAATGCTTAATCATTGTTCCGTATGATTtgtgttttcttgaaaattaaggTCGCTCGCGATCATTGATTCTGATATTCCACAGGCTGGACCAAGGATATGCCTGGGTAAGGACTCTGCATATCTCCAAATGAAGATGGCACTGGCCTTATTGTGTAGATTTTTCAGCTTTAGTTTAGTTCCAAATCATTCAGTAGATTACAGAATGATGACAACACTCTCGATGGCACATGGCCTGAAGCTTAGGATAGCCAGGAAATCGTAAGTCTAGAAGGCGTTATCTTGATGTTAATCCGAGATAGATGCAATCAATTTCCATGAAATTTCGAAGTCATATCACTTCGAGCTAAATATAATGACAATTGGTTTAAGGTTTAAACAGCAAGCAGCTGGTATACATTCCTGTTCTCAAGTAGAGTTGTGCCGCTCCACTCGTATAGTTAAAAACCATTTCATGTTACTCCAGTTATTATGTCGGCGCAAATATTGCATCTGAGAAAATGGAACTTGTTCTCTCACAAGTCACATCTgagttgcaaaataaaaaacaagaccGGCATTCTGAATCACGTTGAgtaaagggaaagaaaagggtAAAAAGTGGGTAAAATAGCAAAAAAGCTTCGCTAAAGATGCTGTCCCTCCGCGAGAGTAATCACAGAGATTAAAAACTAATCACAGATATTCCCAGGGTTGAGAAGAGGAAAGAAGAAATGCATTTCGTATCCAATACTATTTCGAAGCTTTATCAACAGAAAATAAGTACAGGgaataaaatataatcacaCTCAACTCACAATAAAGTTCTAGGTACATTGTGTTGATCAGTGATATTGTTTAGAAGATGTGGCATGATTTGTTTGGTGGCAAGGGGATATAAACTGATCAATCATGTTTATTGAAAAGGCTCCAGTTTAACTAAGCAACTTAAGCTTCTTCTCTCGCCACTCTTTTATTTCAGCATCAATCTTTGCTTGAACACTAGCATGGAACCCTGGGTACGGTTCATAACCGAAAGAGGTTTGAAGAGCCTGAAGCAAGGCAACATAACCACCATAGTTTTGAGAtcaaattgtcaaaaaaaatgcatgcaaatgACGAAGAAGATTAAACTAGAAGTTATACCTCCAGCAGCACAAAGAAGGGAGCCATTATAAAGGCTTGAATGAGGTTATCCAAAAGTGCAGGGGCTCGTTTCTGCAGGAAATTATCTGAACTTGAGGCACATTTTAATATAACCAAACTTTAATAACTCCAGATCACAAGATCAATTACCTCAAAGACCCCATGCCCGATGAACTGTCCAGTCCAACAAACTATTTGAGCCACCAGAACAACCTGGAGaacaatttttttgtctttaaaatTGAATGAAACAAAACAGAAACACCATCTCTTGGTTTGCATTGTTGAAAGAAAATGCATGATGCATGAATGTACAGAGTCAGATTTAAATGGTACATGAATCAGATGTTTATGTGCagcaaatatttaaaataaattgtacaAGGAAATTATCACACAAATCAATGTGATAATGTCCAACAAAATGATCAGTGAAGAAGCATGCCTTAGAAACACTTCTATACTGCATTATCCTGTAACACCGCTTGCAGCcgtaaaaaatcaataactacTTTGATCCAGCTAACAAGACTCATGATACTCCATTATTGAGATTGGATCTGACTTCTACCTCCAAAACACCATTTCtcaaaattggatcaaatccaaTAACAATTTAAGCCATGGGGACTCTGAACCAAGAAGCATTACATTCATCATCCCCTTCTTATTTATCAGACATTAGTGTCAATCGAGTACACACCGATTCAATCCTCCTCTTGATTCCAGCACCCAGCATGGCACAGTAAGAAAAATGGATAGATTCAGGTTGTTCACCAGTCAAATTTACAGCCAATACCCAGATTCCAAACAAATGCCTTATCTTCATATAAAGTCAGATATGGACCAAGAAAGCCATTCAAAACCAAAGAAGGCCTACATTTCTCAAGCCTTGGCTACAGGAAAAGTATCCATCTAGAATTCTAGATGTGAAATATGACATATTCTCTACAGGAAACATATGGTTTGCAATTATTACTGGCCTCCTAATTAAAGTTTTCTGTTATACAGAACGTCAAAGAATAGCAACAGATTAGGCTGTATGAAGAGCCATATTAATCAAAGCCACGTTGACAAACAAATTGGAACATCGGAAAGGAAAGAGATTTCGAATTTCTTCTTCCATGCTTGTTTTGACCCTGCAATTCgcaatatttgtaaaatataacttttaagAGGACCGGATTATTAAATAGAAGCCATCTACTATTCTAAAAGACATTTTTCTGCTTCTACAATAAATGCAAACGACAGCTTCCAGAGAAAGAGTTCTAGTGAACTTAAAGAATATAGACGCAGCAACATAATTATTTCCAATTTGACAGTAGCTACAAACTTGTATAAAATTTCGTATTCAGGTTGCAGATcatcagaagaagaaaaaatatttaacgaGGCATATGAATAAGTAACTATCattgaaatttcaataaaaaatggcAGACCTCACAACAGACTCATTATTCTCGGTTTTTGAATTTCCATGAGCCATAAGCTATCACCAACAACTGAACATTATTGTTCAATACCCAACAAACCAAAAACTAAGAATAACACCAaaagagaataataaaattaccttCCAAGCAAGAGAGAACCCGAGCCAACCAGCCACCAAAGAACTAGCCACCCAACAAAAAGCACAAAGCAAAGCAGCCAAGGAACCAGCTTTTGGGTCCAAACAGATATAAAACAAAGCATAgatcaaaacaagaaagaacCCAACGTTAAAAAAGAGAACAACACCATAACCAAACAGAGATAACTGGACCTGAGGGAGACTAAACAGAGGAGGTGTGAAATAAAGAATCAAACAAGCGGTGAAAAAGATTGGCCAAACAAATATCATATGAATCAATATGTTTATTGAGTTACTATGGTATGCACCATAGAATGCAAAGTGCTTCTCTAGATCAATCAATCCATACTTTCCCATCGAAACCAGAAAGAAAAGGCAGAGGAAAAGATGGGATTTTTTTCCTGGGAAAGTATTAATGGGTCTAGAGCGTGTGTATTCACTGGGGATGGAGAAGGAATCTATGAGATGAGATGGTAGATGTGAGACGGCGGGaggtttcttaaatttttataaccAACACACACAACATACGACagacaaaagaaaaggcagcTCTGAAAACAGGGGTTTGCCGTGAATGGacttccatttaatttttaggtGCTGGGTCAATAACTTctgtacaaaaaaattattactatttctttacttcatgaaataattccaaaaaaaaaaaaacttctgtacaaaaaaattagaattaacaGTCTTTTTGATACCTAAcgagttattaaaaaaagactaaatctCGTAaactaaaatcattaaattttctcaattaaagGCAAGAAAGTAATTCATTGTTGAAGCTAATAGTAATTTGTGAAGTTTTTGGGAATTTCAGGGAGGCAGCAAAAACGAACGTTCCTCCAATAGATTGGATGAGAGAGACGCATCCATGGAGAGAAAAGGAGGATTAGTTTAGGTTCttggtgtttatttttaaaaagcaaaccaaGATGGAGTCAAGTCAACTAATTATCGATTGGTTGGTGAGGTTTCTGAGAAGCTGAAGGAACTTGCACCGCGCGAGATGACAACGCGAACCAACCTCTCAGTGgtacaaattaaaagttttagtTTATTCTCGATGAAGCATACCTGTTGAAGATGCCGTAATTACTAATTACTTATTATATTTAGTTTAAAATGGATTATACACTCATCTAGAAAGACGATTAATTAAACCAAACAATTTGGCTGACGTGGCAAATTAAACCCGATCTTAATCTTatcattaaaaaagataatggaGTTCAATTCGACCATATGAAACCACTGGCCATATGCCTCTGCCTCCGGCTGGTTTTCCACAGTAACAATGCTAAAGGTGAATaatagtttgtttgttttcattttgaaaaaaaatatttattttattttaaaattattattttaatatattgataataaaaatatataatttttaaaaaattaaaaatattattttactatatttccaaaaatacaatactttaaaatataattattactaCACCTCCGAAACCTTCTAATTATCAGAAACCATGGATTTTAGTAGTTAacggtaaaaataaaaataaaacaccagAGGTAAATGGTCGGAGTGTATTCTTTCTGGCTTCTAATTGGATATGTTTTTATGGTAAAAGAAACAGGAAAGGaacaattttccttttcaagaTAATTTCCTCATAACGACGGTCCAGGTTGAAGTGGAGGGCAAGAGGTCAGCACGCCGACCTACCACAAAATCCGTACAATTCCTCCCTTCCCTGCATTTCctaagaaattgaaataataacacCTCCACGTTTTATCCAAACTCCGCATGAGCAGCTTCACTAACACCCCAACTCTCCTCCATGCCCATAACATCATCAATAAACCCCACAAGCACCAATTCAAACACTCAATTCCAGTAATCAAAGCATCATTTCACCCCAAGAAAATGTGAGCAACAGAGGGGGAAATCATGACATTTTTATCCATTTCACTAGCACTTGGGCAGCTACATGGCACCATGCACGACCGCCGCTAGCACTAGCTGAGAACTGGGGTTCACGTTCATTATCACGGGATCATTTTTTTCAGCTTCATTTATCACCGGAAGATGCAGTTGTAAGAATCAGCCAAACTGATGAGGGGCTACATAGTATTGGAGACATGCTAGAGAGCATGGCTTGGAGGTATATATGTCATGTTTTAATTACATTGGGCAAAAACAAGCATATCTTTCCAAAGATTTGAAAAATGCTTCATCTACTTTGCCTTCGAGTCGCCGGGAAGATAATGTTAAAAAGGCTAATGAGTTGGTTGATAATATGGACGGGGTATGTGCTTTGATACGTATACGATGCGGAAGAATGATGATGTGCTAGCTAGAACAACTCCAGATTATGTTATCATAAGATCTGTACTCTTAGATTTTGTACTCAATGCCTGGTTATTTTAACCACATCGAATTcagttttgaaaataataattactgtACCACGTTACATTGCTCTGCACTGCACGACCATCAACTCTTGGTTCTTTCCTGTCGAGTTgtcttctctttcatttttgttattgcaTGACAAGAGTGAATGGTCGTAACCTATAATATTTTGCAGCAGCTTGGGGTTCAGACATATGTAGTTGGATGGATATACATTGGAACTAGGTTCAAGTTATAAACATTCCAGCACTTCtagtttttaaattagataTGCTGCCGCAACCGTCACTTGCATAAACAAATCCAGCAGTAGTTTAATCGGTTATTTAGAATattcaaccataattttcaatattgcttttgttgaagttttgagaTCCCGAATAAAATGTTACGTGCTTtgttctaggaaaaaaaaaacagaaataattgTGGAAAGATAGGAAACTGTTTGGAGAAAAAGCATTCAAGGCTTCGATCGTGAAAAATGTTCATGCCTCCAATAAATTGTAGTCGTAGGCTCCGTTAGGCATTTATCAAGTGGCTGGACATAACATGCATGTATAATACCACACTCCTAGTTTCTTACCACAAATACACAAGCTCTGGATATTTTCAGTGACAACATCTTATAATATACTAATCAAGAAATATAGATACATATGATCTAAGAACAGAGACTTAATGACAGTACGGATACATGCATCGCATTTATAATTCATTAGTGCCGCGAAAGAGCCACAGCTGACGCGATGATCATCAGCATAATCATAATTATTGAGGCAAAAGAGCCTATTAAAGATCCAGATATTCGCTCACAGAAATTATTGAATTGTTGACAGATTGCCAACCAATTTGCATTAGCATTCCCCTTGTGTGCCAAGTATACAACGACTGTTGCAGCTGAAGCCCCAGCAGTGAGAAGTTCCACCATTGCCTTTACATGGTTGAAATTCATTAGAAAGTGAGTTTCTtcaaattatacaaaaactaCTGATCCTCGCTAATTAAGAATACAAGTGGCCATACCGTATTAAGGATGACCAAGATAATCCTGGTGATTCTTGCTTCTCTCCTGATGAAGTGGGAGATAGATAGGGGGATGGAAAGAACAAGATACCCACATACAATAGAATTTGCAATCACAAAAAACCTGTTTGACATGGATGTCCACGTCCATGATTATTATGTTATGGAAAACTTTGGAAACATGCATACGAGGAATATTTAAGATATGGAAATGACTTACGTTAGGGAGGGGAGATCATTATATTTAGCCCTGATCATGATGGGTTGTGTGAAAATTGTAAGTGTTTCAGTAGTAGTTCCCATGGTCAAAGCACTTGCAAAAGTCCCAATAGCCGCTACACCTCTTAAAATGAGGTCTGCTATTGAGATCCCTCTATTAATCCCTCGTTTTGGAGCTGCAATGATCGTGGATGCTTCACCTGATTCAACTGCTTCTGCCTTCATGATTGACCCGAGAATCTTCCCTCTTTAATTTCTCCTGCAGTACGTTTTTGGCTCACCCTGTTAACAGCTATAACTGGGATTTTGTATAGCTCTAATTTCAGCTCAAATAGCATCAGATTAAGAGGCGAGGAAAAGTAACGCAaggtatattaattttaatattgaattagcACGCCCAAGCAAATCTGGATTTTCTCCATGGACGCAAGGGTAAGAAACAACTGCAGCAGGTACGATTAGGTATGCCAAGGCTGATGAGGTAGCTTCGTTTTGCTTCCCTAAGCATTCATTGTAGATGTCACTGTCGTCTGACAGGCTACACGATCTAACCAAAGTAAAGCTTTATGAATACTGATTTCTCTATGTTTTTCAATGTAcgtgttcatatatatatatataagcgcCCAGAATGCTTTCCTTCTATTTGATCCCTAGGatctccaaaaacaaaaaaataatcctaattCCAAGAATGCAAGTCAAATATGCCGACCTTAGCAGCTAGCcatttatatattgattttcttcaaataaattattcaaccatttttttaacattcgTATCAATTATTTCattcaattaataaattgatCGTGCGCATCTACAAAAACAATTGttataaatttcttataaatgaacaactttgaattgttattagattaaaatgttgaaaatgttTGATATTTACTAATATGTCCTTCAGTTAATAAGTTGatcacataaataaacaaactttaaaacaactagtttgccattttcttttaaaataaagctaaacattaattatagaTGAAAATTATTACAATCAAATGTTAAGATATAAATacgataataaatataataatctaatatttgattttgatgaattggagtgtaatttaatcattttcaatttcatcaatttctattgatttatttttaattaatcctaaAGTTTTcgaagatcaaaataaaatgtaaacaatatattatatgggataaaaataattttaaaagttattttaaattatttagcgTTTTATGCATTGTATAAACAAgtataacaacaaaaataaaacagccTATCTCTTAGAAATTAGTAAAAAGTTCTCAAGAATTTCATCAATGTTCGTCCCTTCTGTGATACAAGAGCAGCGCTCATGAGTGTGTATACGCATAAATCCATGAAAACAGTCCCATCTTCAACCAACTATTGTAGCTTGCAAGGAAGGGCTACGCTGGCTTGTACTTTCTCACAATATACAAGGGCTAACAAGTACTGTCTGTTGTGAGGAGAGGAGGCTATGATGTCTTGTATTCAAATCTCTCAATAGATAGCATTTACAAGGGAGGTGCGAGTCAGTGGCCTTTCCGGCGGGGCCTTGCCAATTTTCGGATTTGGAActgtaattaataattatatcccatttgactttgaaaagaaaataaattgaacgtGGAATTTTCCCTTTCCTTGAAAAATCGTAGACGTCGTGCTTTAGgaattaataaataagttataaaaCATTACATAATCAAactttaaatcttaaaaatctcaaataaaaaaagttaattggtCAGACCAACTGTAATCGCTAATTAATAAGTATCATTGTTAGCATATTTGAGGTATACAGTTTAGTAGACCTTTTGCTTTTACATGATCTGTTCTCCAAGTGTAAGCAGAAGTTGGAAACTTCTGGTACTCAATGCAACAAACCTACCGTGAAGAAGAATCTAATTATCTACTCATGTGGATCGATCATCCTTAACCAATTTCATGTCGATCAGTGCTACCCAAGAACAATCTGTCTAAAAAGTAAAATAGTGTTTATAATTACAATGAGAAAATTCAACTTTAAAGTGCGACGTAGAAGGACGATTTCCAGTTATCTGATTGATGTAAAAGATTCTTAAATCCAAACATTTCGTTTAATAAAAATCCCAAATAATGAGAAGTTTTGAgatctaataatattttctataaattgaAGGTGTATAATTAATTGGATtctgttttttataatatgataatCAGTCGAAAAAACACCATATTTCTTAATAAGtaacgatatatatatatagatagataaaCACAGAAGATTTGTTcctgaaaatatatagaaattagcTCAAGAGATCATTAGGAGAGAAACTTACTTGTGTAGCTGATATGACTTGTGTAGCTGATATGACCATCACCGCATCAACCTTTTGCTCCATGTGAACTTCACAATTGCCGATAGTAATCATCGTAGATCTAGCATGTGAATGTGAAATAGAGACATAGCCAAGGACAGCTTGCCGATCATTTCAACCAGACAATGGCCCAAAAGTTTGAAATAcgaaatcatatatatatatatcaaggaattaaagttttttttttaatttgggatgaACGTCACATCGATGTAGCAATGCCATCAATGAAACTCGAAACAAAATACGTGTGAGGAGCTTGCCGGCAAGTCATCCTTGGCTGCGCCACGATATCTCATCTTCACATGTTAAGATCCTAGATGAATTAATAAATCTAGTTCTTCTTTCAAAGAAGAATTATTGCAACTCTGACCATGGCACCAGAGGAgagagctatatatatatatatttgagtgaTATCGTATCACAAGAATATGAGTAATGCTTTGGTTTTTAAGATGACATGATTGTGTTGCATTGAGGCATCGGACTCTTTGATTCAATCATTGCATGGAGGAGCTCAAACTTCATACCCATATATTATTTCTAACAACCAACGGGATGCGAGAGACGTCAGGAGTTGAATTGATGGTTTTCAAGGGGACTGGTGTCACAGGATAAGAGATGATAATTAAAGATCAGAGATATGGACATATCTACTCCATAATCACATGATAAGGTTAAAGTATATCCTAGTGGtggtgatttttcattttatgtaCCACGTGATGTGATGATATCTTAGAGAAGAAAGCAATATCTACCTACAAGATTTTACTgctttcaaattgttttgaaaaacaaaaaccttatcACTGGCCAGCTTCAAAGCTCGGATAAGGAAGTGAAACTGATTCACTCACCAATTTCGGTGGCATATTCACACTATTCAAGAAAGTTTTTGAAGGCAATGCTTGGCTTGCACATGGAGGTCGCTGTTTTGGAGGGGTGAATTCCCATATGTTTAGCAATTACC is a window of Populus nigra chromosome 10, ddPopNigr1.1, whole genome shotgun sequence DNA encoding:
- the LOC133705859 gene encoding cytochrome P450 704B1, encoding MEEDKNLPLVSSNSDGYNMGMVLMLACMVLSWIFIHRWNQRQKRGPKTWPIVGAAIEQFMNYNQMHDWLVKYLSELRTVVVPMPFTTYTYIADPANVEHVLKTNFANYPKGETYHSYMEVLLGDGIFNVDGELWRKQRKTASFEFASRNLRDFSTVVFREYSLKLSSILSQASFHNQEVEMQGLLMRMTLDSICKVGFGVEIGTLTPSLPDNRFAQAFDTANIIVTLRFIDPLWKVKKFLNVGSEALLDKSIKIVDDFTYSMIRKRKAEIEEARGTGKNNKMKHDILSRFIELGEDPESNLTDKSLRDVVLNFVIAGRDTTATTLSWAIYMVMTHNHVAEKLYSELKFFEEDRAKEENVKLHQINTEDPESFSRRVMQFAGFLTYDSLGRLYYLHAVITETLRLYPAVPQDPKGILEDDVLPDGTKVKAGGMVTYVPYSMGRMEYNWGPDAASFKPERWLKDGFFQNASPFKFTAFQAGPRICLGKDSAYLQMKMALALLCRFFSFSLVPNHSVDYRMMTTLSMAHGLKLRIARKS
- the LOC133705861 gene encoding 2-hydroxy-palmitic acid dioxygenase mpo1-like, which produces MGKYGLIDLEKHFAFYGAYHSNSINILIHMIFVWPIFFTACLILYFTPPLFSLPQVQLSLFGYGVVLFFNVGFFLVLIYALFYICLDPKAGSLAALLCAFCWVASSLVAGWLGFSLAWKVVLVAQIVCWTGQFIGHGVFEKRAPALLDNLIQAFIMAPFFVLLEALQTSFGYEPYPGFHASVQAKIDAEIKEWREKKLKLLS
- the LOC133704319 gene encoding casparian strip membrane protein 5 yields the protein MKAEAVESGEASTIIAAPKRGINRGISIADLILRGVAAIGTFASALTMGTTTETLTIFTQPIMIRAKYNDLPSLTFFVIANSIVCGYLVLSIPLSISHFIRREARITRIILVILNTAMVELLTAGASAATVVVYLAHKGNANANWLAICQQFNNFCERISGSLIGSFASIIMIMLMIIASAVALSRH